A genomic segment from Diospyros lotus cultivar Yz01 chromosome 5, ASM1463336v1, whole genome shotgun sequence encodes:
- the LOC127801506 gene encoding uncharacterized protein LOC127801506, which produces MSRHLFLRIANEVEQHDPYFIQTTDAVGVLGLSCLQKITAAYRILAYGTSTNSVDEYIRIGESTTILSLRRFVKVVIAVFDDHYLRPPNNSDITRLLQIGEQRGFPDMLGSIDCMHWKWKNCPTAWQGMYTGHCHEPTIILEAVASQDLWIWYTFFGLPGSLNDINVLDRSPIFSLLANGHTPPVNYTINGHEYTMGNYLADDIYPNWSTFVKTIPCPQVRFWDEETLADIMKACIIMHNMVIEDEGDIGNNDFDGSDANPPVEVLHAYTPELEDFMQTHCQIRDTVTHSQLQSDLIEHLWERHGEE; this is translated from the exons ATGAGTCGTCATCTTTTTCTTCGAATTGCAAATGAAGTTGAACAACACGATCCATATTTCATCCAAACAACAGATGCTGTTGGAGTTCTTGGTTTGTCATGCCTTCAGAAGATAACAGCTGCTTACAGAATTCTTGCTTACGGAACATCGACAAATTCTGTGGATGAATACATCAGAATTGGAGAAAGTACTACCATACTTAGTCTAAGAAGGTTTGTGAAAGTTGTTATTGCAGTGTTTGACGACCATTACTTGAGGCCACCAAACAATAGCGATATTACTCGATTGCTACAGATAGGGGAACAACGTGGCTTTCCCGACATGTTAGGGAGTATTGATTGCATGCATTGGAAGTGGAAAAATTGTCCAACCGCATGGCAAGGTATGTATACTGGTCATTGTCATGAACCAACAATCATTTTGGAAGCTGTGGCTTCTCAAGATCTTTGGATATGGTATACATTTTTTGGGCTTCCTGGTTCGCTGAATGACATAAATGTTCTAGATAGGTCCcctattttttcattattagcAAATGGTCATACTCCTCCAGTAAACTATACAATTAATGGCCATGAGTATACAATGGGAAATTATCTAGCTGATGATATTTATCCAAACTGGTCGACATTTGTAAAAACAATTCCCTGCCCACAAG TACGCTTTTGGGATGAAGAAACACTTGCAGATATTATGAAAGCGTGCATAATAATGCATAACATGGTCATTGAGGATGAAGGAGATATTGGTAACAATGACTTTGATGGAAGTGATGCAAATCCACCTGTAGAAGTGTTGCATGCCTATACACCAGAATTGGAAGACTTCATGCAAACCCATTGTCAGATTAGGGACACTGTAACTCATTCTCAACTACAATCAGATCTTATCGAGCATTTGTGGGAACGCCATGGCgaagaataa
- the LOC127801970 gene encoding protein FAR1-RELATED SEQUENCE 3-like, whose translation MDVEVTESEGNNGENHRKVNISAIMGERQSLAANSGDKEAPNRDDEGKTKPYVGMEFESEETAKTFYDEYARRVGFSTHIGQYSRTKPDGPIVTWDFVCSREVFKRKNVESCNAMLRIERKDPDSWVITKFVEDHNHSTVSPSKVHYLRPRRHFAGATKNVEALDAPSDVFVSMEGNHVSYDPKYGVRGSSPVEADRPGRNFGPLNYTQPPCIRRRTLGRDAQNLLNYFKKMQTENPGFYYAIQLDEDNRMTNVFWADARSRIAYSYFGDAVIFDTMYRPNQFQVPFAPFTGVNHHGQMVLFGCALLVDESESSFTWLFRTWLSAMNDCAPVSITTDQDRAIKAAVNEVFPGTRHCICKWHILREGRERLAHIYLAHPSLYGELYNCINFSETIEDFESSWGSLLDRYDLQKNEWLQAVYNARQQWAPVYFRGTFFAALSSNQGFNSFFDGYVNQQTTIPMFFKQYERALENSLEREIEADYETICTTPVLKTPSPMEQQASNLYTKKVFAKFQDELVETFVYTANKMEGDGIISKFRVAKYEHDDKAYMVTSNISELKASCSCQMFEYSGILCRHILTVFTVTNVLTLPSHYILKRWTQNARAGLGSEELHAHNLGLGSLAARFNNLSREAIKYAEEGAIAAETYNAAMNALKEGARKVAAVKKNVAKVTPRTSHSSGSSQEDSNKRTPILTSDMSPSLWPWQDAVPHRFNLNDVGVPVADLNQPSMVSIPVNRDGVLPDNTVVLTCFKSMTWVIENKNSTPASKIAVINLKLQDYGKSPSGEKEVQFRLTRVTLEPMLKSMAYINQQLSTPANRVAVINLKLQDTKTTTGETEVKFQVSRDTLGSMLRSMAYIREQL comes from the exons ATGGATGTTGAAGTTACTGAATCTGAGGGGAATAATGGGGAGAATCATAGGAAGGTGAATATTTCAGCTATTATGGGTGAGAGACAAAGTCTGGCTGCAAATTCTGGTGACAAAGAAGCTCCCAATAGGGATGATGAGGGGAAGACGAAGCCATATGTTGGCATGGAGTTTGAGTCTGAAGAAACCGCCAAGACTTTTTATGATGAATATGCCAGGCGTGTTGGTTTTAGTACCCATATTGGTCAGTACAGCCGTACCAAGCCTGATGGGCCAATTGTTACATGGGATTTTGTGTGTTCTAGAGAGgttttcaaaaggaaaaatgTTGAGAGTTGCAATGCTATGCTAAGGATAGAGAGAAAGGATCCAGATAGTTGGGTCATTACAAAGTTTGTGGAGGATCATAACCATTCAACAGTTAGTCCCAGCAAGGTCCATTACCTTCGACCTAGAAGGCATTTTGCTGGTGCTACAAAGAATGTTGAAGCGCTTGATGCCCCAAGTGATGTTTTTGTCTCAATGGAAGGAAACCATGTATCTTATGATCCTAAATATGGAGTTAGGGGTTCCTCTCCTGTAGAAGCAGATCGTCCAGGGAGGAATTTTGGTCCCTTAAATTATACTCAACCCCCCTGTATCAGAAGGAGAACCCTTGGAAGAGATGCTCAGAATCTGCTCAACTATTTCAAGAAGATGCAGACTGAAAACCCTGGTTTTTATTATGCAATACAACTTGATGAGGACAACCGCATGACTAATGTTTTTTGGGCTGATGCAAGATCAAGGATTGCTTATAGTTACTTTGGTGATGCAGTAATTTTTGACACAATGTATAGACCAAATCAGTTTCAAGTTCCATTTGCTCCTTTCACTGGTGTAAATCATCATGGCCAGATGGTTCTGTTTGGCTGTGCATTACTTGTAGATGAGTCTGAGTCTTCCTTCACTTGGCTATTCAGGACATGGTTATCAGCAATGAATGATTGTGCACCTGTTTCAATAACCACTGACCAAGATAGAGCCATTAAGGCAGCGGTTAATGAGGTTTTCCCAGGAACACGCCATTGCATTTGCAAGTGGCACATCTTGAGAGAAGGCCGGGAAAGATTGGCTCATATATATCTTGCTCACCCTTCTTTGTATGGGGAACTGTACAACTGCATCAACTTTTCTGAGACAATTGAGGATTTTGAGTCATCATGGGGCTCCCTTCTCGATCGATATGATCTTCAAAAAAATGAGTGGCTTCAAGCTGTCTATAATGCTCGGCAGCAGTGGGCTCCAGTTTACTTCCGTGGCACTTTCTTTGCTGCACTTTCATCAAATCAAGGATTTAACTCCTTCTTTGATGGCTATGTGAATCAGCAAACCACCATACCAATGTTTTTCAAGCAGTATGAAAGAGCTTTAGAAAATTCAttagaaagagagatagaggcCGATTATGAAACGATCTGCACCACACCTGTGTTGAAGACACCGTCACCTATGGAACAACAAGCATCAAACCTTTATACCAAGAAAGTTTTTGCCAAGTTTCAGGACGAACTTGTTGAAACTTTTGTCTATACTGCAAATAAGATGGAGGGTGATGGAATAATTAGCAAATTTCGGgttgcaaaatatgagcatgaTGACAAAGCGTACATGGTCACGTCGAATATTTCTGAGCTGAAAGCAAGTTGCAGTTGCCAGATGTTTGAGTACTCAGGCATCCTTTGCAGACACATATTAACTGTCTTCACCGTGACAAATGTTCTAACCCTTCCATCCCACTACATATTAAAAAGATGGACACAGAATGCTAGAGCTGGCCTTGGATCAGAGGAATTGCATGCACATAATCTAGGTCTTGGGTCTCTGGCTGCACGCTTCAATAATCTGAGTAGGGAAGCCATTAAATACGCAGAGGAAGGGGCAATTGCTGCAGAAACCTATAATGCAGCAATGAATGCTCTTAAAGAGGGTGCAAGGAAGGTTGCTGCTGTGAAGAAAAATGTTGCTAAAGTTACACCTAGGACCTCTCATAGTAGTGGAAGTTCTCAGGAAGATAGCAACAAGAGGACACCTATATTGACTTCTGATATGAGTCCTTCGTTATGGCCTTGGCAAGATGCTGTGCCACATCGCTTTAATCTTAATGATGTTGGAGTTCCTGTTGCGGATTTAAATCAGCCAAGCATGGTTTCTATTCCTGTCAATCGTGATGGTGTCCTTCCTGATAATACA GTGGTTCTCACTTGTTTCAAGTCCATGACCTGGgtcattgaaaataaaaattccaccCCAGCCAGTAAAATAGCTGTAATTAACCTGAAG CTGCAAGATTATGGTAAGAGTCCTTCAGGAGAAAAAGAAGTGCAGTTTAGACTTACCAGGGTTACACTGGAGCCTATGTTGAAATCCATGGCTTACATCAATCAGCAGCTGTCAACACCTGCTAACAGGGTCGCTGTTATCAATCTAAAG CTCCAAGATACAAAGACAACTACAGGAGAAACAGAGGTGAAATTTCAAGTTTCAAGAGATACACTAGGTTCAATGTTAAGATCAATGGCCTACATCCGTGAGCAACTTTAA